The genomic DNA TTCACCTAGGATGCAGCCCCCTTCGCACCCCTCATTCACTCAGAATGCAGCCCCCCCCCTTGCACCCCTCATTCACCTGGGATGCGGCCCCCCTCGCACCCCTCATTCACTCAGAATGCAGCCCCCCCTTCGCACCCCTCATTCACCtggggtgctgcccccccccatTCACTCAGGATGCAGCCCCCCCGCACCCCTCATTATCCTGGGATGcacccccccccgcacccctcATTCACACAGGATGCAGCCCCCATCCCCGCCAGCCCCGCTTTGTAAGAACCAGCCAGGCCAGAGCCCGGTTGCATCCAACCGGGGAGCAACCggtcccttttcctccctcccaccccctccGTGCACCGAAGCAGCGGGGCGGGGGCCGCTCCTATGGCCGGTCCCGGTGCCGTTCCGCCCTCCGCACCGGTTCAACGGGCCCGGAGGGAACGGGCCCGGCCCTCCGGCCGCTGTGGCCGCTCGGCTCTGCAGTGCGCTGCGAGGATGCTGAGGATGCTGATGCTGCTGATGCCGCCGCTAGAACCGGAGCCGCCGGCGCCGCGCACGGAGCCTCCCGGGGACACCGCGGGGTCCTAGCGCCACCCGCCTGCCCGGGGGCCGGGGAAACCGCGGGGTCCTAGCGCCGCCCGCCCAGGATATGGAAAGGCGTGGGGGTCCTAGCACCGCCCACCCGCCTTGGGGAGCGCCGCGGGGTCCTAGCGCCGCCCGCCCGGGATGGGGAGCGCCGAGGGGTCCTAGCGCCCCTCCCGCTCCTCCTGGATGGTGACACAGGGACAGCAGCGCTGGCCGCCGTGCCAGGAGCAGCACGTGGGGCCTGACCCGCTGCCGGGAGCGGGGCCACATTGCTGGGATGCCACGGCCTCCCCCGCGCTGGCCGGGCAGCTCAAGGCCCTTCTCTAGGGGATTTCGTCCAGCGAGGACGGGACTCGACTGGTGCTGGGGACCCCGCTGTGGCAGCCGATGCTGTTCGGAGGGAttctgtctctgctgtgctCGTGGTGCCCTGCCCTGTCTGGGGCTGCGCAGCTGAAGCACCCAAGAAATAGCACAAAATCCACACTGGGGCCAGAGCCCGTCCTGTGGAGACGCAGCTGCTGGATCCCAAATAATCTTGACCGCCAGCTTTTGGCACCCTTCTCCGTGCTCAGGCTCAGCTCTCCCCCCTCGTCACCTCCTCATCTTACTCATAGCCCAACAGGAGAGCAGGACACTGCAGCCCAGCCACcagctgccatcccccatccccgtgtcccgCAGCCGTAAGGGGCACAGCACGAGGCACCACCcagttaaaaatgcttttaatggcCACGTTTGCTTTGGTCTGAATCCAAGGGCACTTGTGACAAGGCAACTCGGAGCCCCTGGGGTGTGTGTGGCCCCTGGGCTTCCCAGTTGAGGGACTCAGGGGACCACAGGGACCTGCCCAGGTctgaagcagcagaaggcagcaggatgggggagCCTGGACTTggctccctgcaccccacatccaGTGTTGGGTCTTAGGGCATGAATGAGGCAAGGATGGCGGTGGAGCTTCATCTCTGGGAGAGGGATCAGCTCGTGGCCCTGGTAAGGCCAAGCTCTCCCACCCTGTGTCACGCTGGAGCCCgcagcataaatatttaatcCTGCATTAAATATTCATCCCAGTGGAGGGGCAGAAAACCTCTGTGATCGCCCTGGGTCCATCTGGGCAGGCACTTGGAGCCAGTGAGGCTCTGTGGGTCCAACTCACGCACGCCGTGCGCTGACACACAAGGTCTCAGCCCATCCACCGGCTGGGGGAACTGCCCCTGCCACTGTGGAGACAGAGACGCCCCGCTCCGGGGCTCAGAAAAAGGCTTTCAACCATGGCATCAGTAAAGGAGAGATGCGCTGTTGCAGGATGAGAGCCACCCCACCACCTCACCCAACTGCTGGCACCCTACCTGCCTGCCCAGGACAGGTGGGTGAAGGTGATATTCCTTTTCTTGGCCCAGCGGGCAAAGACGGCTTTCTCAGTGATGAAGCGGTGCCCACCACGGCGAGCTCGCTCGTGCATCAGGTACATCCCGCACTCATCCAGCCGACCCTTCTCAAAGTAGTGGTAGGGCACGCTTGAGTGGTTCTTCTCCCTGGTGGGATGAAAAAGGGTGGATGTGACACGCAGGAGGACACCGGACCACCCTGTCCCTGCCACCTCCTGCGCACCTGCAGTAGCTGTCGCTGACCATGCCGAAGACGTGGATCTGCTCGCACAGCTCCATGGCCAAGATCATGGTGAACCAGCCCGTGCTCAGGAAGGAGCCAGACTTAATCCTGCAAAGCACAGCAACCACGCGGATGTGGTTGGCACGGTTGCAGCTGGGCTATGGGTGCCCAACAAGGGGGATGGGTGCTACAGCAGGGGGACCTGATGGGGGTTCTTTGAGAGCTGAAGGTACCTGTTCTTCCCTGTCTCGTTTTGGAAGAGGTCATCACAATATTTCATCTTCTCCTCGGTCAGGGTGTAGATGTGCAGGTGGGGGTAACTCCCCATGACCTTCAGCAGCACCTGGTAGGTTATGCCCACCTTCTCTCGGTTCATCTTCTTTGGTGGCCCCCAAATGACATAGAGGGTCTCCTGGGACTGCTGGAAGAAGTAGGGCTGGTTCTTCAGCAGCAGCGGAACACTGGTGTGTGACACCACCCGGACAGTACTCCGCGTCCCCACATCCTCCTCGTAGCCGGCGGTCGGGGCATGGTTCATGCGCAGGACGCACTCGTGCCCGTCGATGGCCTCTCCCAGCCGTGAGCCCAACATCTGCCCTGAGCTGGAGACGATGGCGCAGCGGCGGCACAGCGCCCGCTCCAGTGGCTGTGGGGAGATGCACCGTCAGCCTTTggcttccccttccctgccacAACAGCCGGACACGCTGCAGCCCCATCCGCCCTTCTCTAaggaaggggaaactgaggcacgggtGGGTCGAgctgccccaccagccccagcactgccccatTCCCACTCACCTTCCCATCAGGGACGCGGCTGTACCCCTGGAAGCTGAGGACGGTGGGTGCCGTGGGGCTGCCCCACTGCCCCGGGGttgagcagcagggctgcaggcaggcgTGGGAGCACAGCAGGACGTACAGCACGGCGACTGCTGACACACACACCAGCGTTAGGAAGAGCTGGACCTGGAAGTAGAGCAAGGAGGTTTCTCTACGCTTGGCCACGTGCACCGGCACCGCAGTGGATGCCGGTAACACTGGTTTTGATACCGGAGGCCCCATTTCGGATGCCGGTGGCCCTGTGTTGGATGTTGGTAGCCCCGTTTTCAATGCTAGTGGCCCCATTTCCAATGCTGGTGGCCCCATTTCGGGTGCTGGTAGCCCCGTTTCAGATGCTGGTAGCCCCATTTCGAATGCTGCTCCTGTTTTGGATGCCAATGGCCCCATTTCGGACGCCGGTGGCCCCGTTAGCCCATGCGGTGCAGGCAGCCCCTCGGCAGCGGGTGTTGGGGTGCACAGGCCGAGGCTGGGGAGCGCTGGGTGCCTGTGTCTCGCTTCCTTCCACGCTCCCGGGGTTGGGGGTCCCCAGCTTCCCGGCTGCCCCCGGCCCCGCTTTTGGGGTGAGCATCCCCTGTGCTGGCAgaacccccccagcccctcgcTCCCCACTCACCAGCGCCTTCATCCTCGGGGGGTTCGCAGCTCCCGGCGGGTCACCCCGAGCTGGGGGGCTCGCTCCCTGCACACAGAGCGGGCTCAGCGGGGACGGGGGGGCAGCcacccccctgtccccagcGCCCCCGTGCCCAGGCAGGGACCCCACGGGGGGGACCCCCTGTCCCCCGTGCCCAGGGTCCCCCGCTCACCGCGCCCGGAGCCCCCCAGCGCCGCCGGGTCCCGCATCCCGGGCTGCGGGGCGGAGCGGAGCCGGGGGCGCTGCAGGGACCGCCCCCTGCGCCCTGGGAGCGGGACTGGACCGGGCACGGCACCGCCCGCCGGCCGGGATGGACCCCGGCACCCAGCCCTGCGCCCCACTGacaccccagcaccctcctcttgTGCCCAGTGACATCCCAGCATCCACCCCTGCGCCCCAGTGacaccccagcaccctcctcttgCGCCCAGTGacaccccagcaccctccttTGCACCCCAGTGACATCCCAGcatccatccctgcaccccagtgACATCCCAGTACCCACCCCTGTGCCCCAGTGacaccccagccctgcaccccagtgacaccccagcaccctcctcttgTGCCCCAGTGACACCCCAGCACCCAGTCCTGCGCCCCAGTATAGACCCTGGCTCCCATCCCACATGTCTTAGGACCAACCATCCTGGTACCCACCCCGGCACCCACGCTGTGTGCCCTGGGACTGATCCCAGCACCCgttcccctctctctccagcttccctgcagccaTCCGCCGTGTCCCAAAGCCCCTTTCTCACCTTGGTGCCCCACCAGCTCCCAGCCAAGCCAGATGTTGGGGAGCTCAAGCGTGACAGCCCAAGGACCACAACGATCCCCAGCAGCTCGGAGCGGGACTGAGGCCCCTCAGCACCCCTGCCTGACGGCTCCAGGGGTGCCCCTCACAATGGGGCTGAGGCACAGAGCACCTCTGAGACACATTCCCAGTGGGAGCTTCCTGCCGCCCGCCTGCAGAGGCCACGTACCCGCTGTTGACAAAGAAACATGAGAAGTAACCTTGAGACTGGCCCCAATGCTGGGGACATGTTTTAACGAGGTCTGTTAAAACAACATCGACAAACGATGATGGATTTAAACTAAGGGAGAGTGGATGTAGACCTGAGgtaattttttacaatgaggatgATGAAACAGGGGCACAGGTCActcagagaggaagcagaggttctgtccccagaggtgtttaaaagttggatgggactctgagccACCCGATCCAATCAAAGATGCCCCTGTCTCtgcagggagttggactggatggcctgtaaagatcccttccaatccaaacctttctatgattctgtgattccaatTCTAAGGCTTCAGATGGGAGGAATGAAGAGGTGACGGGAACACCACCAGACTCCCATGGGAAGCAGTGCCCGAGGTGCACCCATGGAGTTTCTTGGAGACAGGATTGaattttccctccctctttgcctccccctgccccagctcccatCTGCCCCGATGGCCTGGGCCATGTCCCGAGAGCCAGGGGCTGGGGAGTGAGGTGTTCCTCCGCAGGAGAGGGCGCAGCACAAGACACAGGCAAGGGAAAACTGGGGGATGGAGGCCTCAGGGAGGGTGCGGTGACAGGCAAACAGCGCGGATGCACACCCCGAGAGAGCCAGGCAGCCTCCCCGAGGTGGAAACAAACCTCCAGCTTGAGCCTCGCCTCTGGATCACCCTCTGTCTCCAGCCATGCAGTGGGTTAAATAGCAGCCAGGTTCAGCCCAAGACCAGAGGCACCTGCCCCCAGCAGGGTGGGAGATGATGGGACAGGGACATGCTGCTGTCTGCCAGGGGCAGTTCCTGGTACATGCAAGAAGGATTGAAGCATCCCAGATCCACCCTCCTTTTGCTGGAGCCACCCCAGGCTGGGTAAAGTACCCCCCAGCACAGGGATAAACTTGTTCTCTCCTGCACTTCCCTGCCAGGCCCCTTGGCAGCactgcccccagcccagcaTCGGGCACTGCCAGGaccacacagcagaaaacactCCAGAAAACCAGTGGCACCCCTTTGGCACAGGCAGAGGTCAGTGACCGAGGGCTTACAGACCTTTATTGAGGGTGATTCCGCTTGTAGTCTTGGGAGAGCTGTCGGACCACCACAGCTGCCCCCAGGAGCAGGACTGTGCCACCACGCCTGCCCGCTGAGCCCCAGCCCACAGAGCCGTGACTGGGGGCAGGAACCCAGCCAGAAGCTGACAGCAGCCATGGGAACCGCACCCGAGGGCAGTGGAGCTGCACGCTTCCTTGTGAGCCAGGACACCTCCTCACCACTCCCTCAGCTGGGCAGCTGCAAGAGGAGACGTGGAGGACAGTGGTGGTTCTGCCCCTGCGTCATCTGCACACCCAGCCTTGCGGGGGTCCCTCCTCAGAAAGGCAAAAGCCCTCCAGTTTTGTGATAAGCCCTTCTAGCAGGCAGATGGGAGAACGCCAGCCTGCCTTTTCCAAGCCCAAAGTTTCACTTCTTTCGTCTCAAACTTGAATCCAATTAACACCCCGCCCCAAACCACgtgtaaacatttaaaaaatcccaGAGGAACAAACTGTTGGACACAGTAAAAGCTGAGGGGAAGGACTGCCCAGAGACCGCGCAGTGGGCAGGGGCCAGGGCTCAACTTGTGCTCTGGCAGTTTCACTGTGGGacctcccagctcctccagcctgcaGGGGCCAAAGCCCAGCAAGAACAGGCAGCCCCAGCTGGGGAGCTGGTCCCAAACAGCCGGGGCTCTGGAACCTCTCTTGACCAGCCCCGGAGGTCAGTTCTGCTTCCCTTTGGTCAGTAAGTTGTAAACTACAGAAGGCTTCATCTCTGGAGGAAGGAATGTGGGGGAGTGCAgccagctcagtgctgggtgcTCTGGAGGAGGTGCTGCCTGGTGCTGCAGGCAAAGTCTTTTCCTGGATACGACATTGCAGAGTGGGCGCCTTCTCCTTATCTCTCAGCAGGGCCTTCAATCCGATTTCTTGGCAGGTTTCCTGCTCTTCCACATCACGACCATTACAAAAACGCCTACcatgagagagaaagaacagattCAGCCAGAAAACTTCCAATTATGGACACTTTTAAAACACACTGTGGTGTGAAACAGAACCTTGATGAGAAAATCCCACTGTTCGGAGGCCCAAACCGCTACAGAGACACACACCCCCACGCTCCAAGAGCCCATGCCAGGCTCTGCGTGGTGGCAGAGGCCACAGAGAGCACATCACAAGCCTCACACATTAACTAACCCCCCACAGCAATTCTCTTATCTCTTCCTAATTTAGAAGCGTCTAATTAGAACAGAAATAACACTCACCTATAAATAGCAGCAGGATCAGCCCAGCCACCACAGGGATGATAACAGCATACTCCCTAGGTAAGAAGTACTGGTGGATCCCATGGTCGCTGTCGATGAAGGGCTGCAACGGACACAGAGGGGCctcagcagctgggaaaaacaCCCAGGCAAGTCCCAGACACCTGCAACTTCACGGTTTCCAAAGCAGGACGGAAATACCAGGTGTGAGGAGATAGCTAAAAAAAGGAGCTGCACGTGGCTCAGTCTacagctgcagggacagagcagcaAAGGCTTCAATGTTCAGCAGATGCGGAGGCGTGGCTACACGAGGCCAGGATAGGGGTCCTGCAGCCCCAGGTCTCCTTGCACATCCCCCAGACTCTGCCCTGCAGAAGGGTGATCCTGCCAGGATCCCTCTATGGAGGCCAGTGGAAGCTTTGGACACTAGAGAGCAGTGTAAGAATTCCTATGGAGCAGGAAGCACACCTACGTGCTCCAGGGACTACAGTTTTACTGCATAAACACATACCAGGGTGCAGAGTAAGCAGAAGCAAGAAGGGAATTCAAAACTCTTGGAGTTCTTCCTGAAATTTTAACCAGCAAGGTGGCAAGGCAGGATCCTTCAGGCACACGGACAGCACTTAAACAAAGCCCAGACTGACACCTGAGTGTGAAGCAAGTGGGATTATAGTAGCCAGAGGAGACCCATACCAGTATGATGATCCAGAGGGTGTAGTAAACGAAGAGAACGAGGCTGAAGGCAACCAAGCCGAATCCAACCACCTGGTCTGTCAGTGTGGCCTGCAAAGGGAGAGAGTCGCAGGGGGGTCTGCACGCTGTGGAGCCTGAAACTCGCTCAGCCCCAGGCTGTGGGACCTCAAAGCTGAAAGGGACCACTACCTATGGGaccagtacctgaaaggggcctgcAAGAGAGCTGAAgagactattcataaaggcttgtggtgataggacgagggggaacaggtataaactgaagaggggcagatttagactggacataaggaggaatttcttcatgatgggagtggtgaggccctggcccaggttgtccagggaagctgtggctgccccatccctggaggtgttccaggccaggttggatgggccttgggcagcctgatccagtgggaggtgtccctgcccatggcaggggccttggaactagatgggctttaaggtccctttcaacccaaactattctatgacctGAAACCAGAGCCCTACGGCGGCCAGAGCCCACGGCTGGGCCTCGGGTGGCCTCGCTTCCGCTCCGCAGCGGCCGCCCAGGCCCTGGGAGGCACCGCGCTGGCTTCTGGCCAGGCAGCACAAGCCTTTCCCGCACAGCCGACGGGCTGAGCATGGGGCGCGGTGCCGGCCCTCCCAGCCACCGGCCGCACACTCACCATGGCCGCGGCCGCCCCGGCCTCCGCCCCGCCAGCGCCGCTCTTCCGGGAGAGCCGGCCAATCAGCGCGCGCCATTTATTGCCCCGCCCACAAAAGGGCAGATACAGCCAATCAGAGTGCGGCGCTTATGGCCCCGCCTTCCCTCCGTCAGAAGAACCAATCAGAGAGCGGTATTTATTTCCCCGCCCACAAGCTGCCAGAAACAACCATTCACCGCGCTGCATTGCAGCCCCGTCCTGCCAATCAGGAGGCAGCCGCTCGCCCGGAGCATGACGGGAATTGTAGTTCCGGCGCTGCTGAGGCGCACGGGCTGATAGTAGTTGCATCAGCCCCGGGGAAGGGACGGGGCTCCCGCTGGGCTGGGGGAGACTGGCAGGCTGTGAAATAAATGGAATCTTGGAATgcgttgggttggaaggaacctcaaaacccatccagctccaacccctgccatgtgcaggggCATCTCCCgatggatcaggggctccgagccccatccagcctggccttgaacacccccagggatggggcagccacagcttccccgggtaacctgggccagggcctccccaccctcacaggaaaacatttctgcctaagatctcatccccATATTCCCCCTTCCTCTTCAAAGccatccccctcatcctatccctgcggtccctgatcaagagcctctccccagctttcccgcagcccctttcagcgctggaagctgctctaaggtctgcttggagccttctcttctccaggctgaacaaccccagctctctcagcctgtccttttacgggaggtgctccagccctcggatcatctggaccccttccaacaaTTCCCAGCAATTCCAGTGTGCGTTAGCACTGTCCTGGGGTTTCTGCATGGCCGGGCTGGCAGCCCTCTGCCCTTCCCCTGCTTCCCTAAAGCACCCAGATCCCTCTTTACAGCCCAGGGCAAGCCCATCCCAGACAGAATGCCAGGAGTGAAGATCTTCCCTAAAGCACCCCGAGTTGCGCCCTTGGTGCCATCGCTCGGAGACAGGAGAGGACATATCCTTCACACTCCTGTCACACCAGTCACTGGTGTGTGAGTTCTGGCGGCAGCGACTTGCCTTAAACCCAGCTCAGGCTCTGTTCCAACACTAGCGCAGCCCTTTCTCCACACAGGCTGcggctggagggaagggaaaagtgagGGACACAAGGGATTTGGGTCATCTGAGAAAggggaggcagctgagggaaaggggaagaccTCGCCTGGGACTGAAGATGCAGCTGACCAGTGTGCGCAGGGCTTTGGGAGGTGGGGAAGACAAAGCCGCCTTCCAGAGGCCCCGATTGCCTGCCACGCTCCCTGAGCACAGCCGGGGCTGGGACACCGTGCTCAGGAACAGGGGACATTGCCACCTTTCCCCTGGATGGCAGGCTACTGCTTCCATTGGACTTGCGTGGTGCTGCCAGCTGTCctctccagcccttctccaTCCACAGAGAAGGGCTGGCAGCGTTCTCCATTCCCAGCAGCCAAGGAGATCCTGGATGGCGAAACCAAATCCTCTCCCAGGGCTCTGCATGCCAGCAGCCCCCATCTCACCCTTCTGCCTccttagcaaatatttttgaaccaaagatatatttaaaacaagaaacaaagcGAGAAGAATCAGTGTGAAGTACCAAAAAccctttatttttcccccaaaccatAACAACATTTGACATTATATTGATTTCCTCATATATTTGTTATTTCTCTACGTTAGGAACcagatacagaaaatacaaacacgATCTGTTGAATCAAAGACGGCACAGCATTCCgttagaaaaaaaccaaaaaactagAGGAGCAGGataaaaatggtgaaaaatagTCATTCCCTCCAGCCCAAACTTTCCAAGAATCATCATCAAAATAGAGCAGTGGAAGTAGCTTCTCTTTCTAAACGCActtctgctttaagaaaaaagttagATTTATCTTTAgacttcaaagtaaaaaaatgttaaactaTCTTTCAAGCAATTTTGGAAGTTTGCATAGACCCATTCCCTTTCCAAAAATATCACCGTTCTCTCTATAGAATCTGATATAAATCAAGTGCGTGCCTCATCTGAAGATCACCAAGCTCAATTaactttcaagaaaataaaacatgatctccccttcccctccctccccccacaAAAATATGGGCTCTACCGTTATTCCTTGTGTTTGAGGCAAGTTTTGAGGCTCAGCCGTGCCTTTCGCTCAGAGCTTCATCCAAATTCCTTATTTATTTCCCAGGTTTCCATGTCCACTCCCTCTCGATGGGGCAGGGAGTTGCGGAGGGCATCAGGCTCGGATGGTGCGGGTGGGCTGACGGATGACACAGCTCTCCGGAGGGAAGCGAGGGGGAATTTTGCGCTCATCACCCTCCCACCTCAAAGCAAGGAAGTGGCTTTTCAAGGACAAACACCTGCAACCAGGCAGTGTTTGTAGGAACTTGCCCCCAGGACCAGCCTTGTCCACAGGGCTCAGTCACCGGAGCAAGAACTCTTTTAGCTAGAGACCAGGTAGGGTGGCAGGGGACGGGGCAGGAGGGGCGGAGGGTGCGTTTGCAGCTCCCGGGTAAGGCAGCGAGGAGAGGAACGAGGGGACCCCTCGCCAGGAGGGGTTTTTAACCTAGGTGCTCTAGCGTACCTGGAGTGAGGTTTTTCCCAGAGGTTCACAATAGCATGTGCAGAGTCCAGCTGCACAGCCAccagtttaaaaagaaacagcaacgacaaaataaataaaacgtCAACCCCTCCTATTCAGATGCAAATGAAATAAGGTATTTCTTCAGGTCTCGGCCCAGTTTGGAACCCTctaaaaactgaagcaaatatttgaaaggGCTTATTAACTTTCTGCAGGGGCAAAGTGATGTGGCAATGAGGCGGGGGAAGAGATCACACGCCTGCTGCCCATCGGACCAAGGGTCAGGACAGCACAAAGGCCCCCATTTAAAGTGCCAACCATAtaaaagaagatggaggagcaacatctttctcctcctttctccaatCACAATTTCCAATTGAAACCCATTTCCTTCACCAAGTCACAACTAAGCCTATTCTTTTGGGCATTCACTCAgtttatactgttttttttttttaaaaaaaaaaaaaagttagtaaAAAAGTTACATTGAATTTCCCAACTCTTTGCAATGGGCTTCCACTGGTTAAAGGTCCAGAAACTGGGAAAGCAGGGCCCAGACGCGGCTCCTGGCCCCAAGGCTGGAGCAGagagccagctctgctctccagggTCAGCCAAGCATGAGCAGCCCTGCTTGCCAGCATCAGAGACCCAGGGGATGCAGAGTCTTGCCAATAAGGTCCTTTTAGTTGTTTAAGCCACCTCTGAATCCCCTGAGAAGGGGAACAATGTGGGGAAGGAAAATTCTCCCtcatcccccccccccggaaTAAAATATCAATGAAACAATAATGCAGTCAAAAAACACCAGCCTGCTGggtttacaaaagaaaaaaaaaaaaatcaataaactTCACGACAAcgaaaaaaataaccaaaaagaaaactagCCAGCGGTTTGGGTCTGGAAACTGATTCACTTCTTAAATGTTCAAAGTCCAACAATGAAGAGACGGCAGCGATGCCATAAGGAAAAAGTGCTCACAAGACGCAGCTTCCCAAGAGACGGCAGCGAGTCTGCGGATCAAGAGACCCCAGTTCTATCACCATCACCTCGTACGCCCACCACCGGCCAGGGATGCTGGGCATCGCTCGTGATGGATGTACAGAGGGAGCTCCGCGTGGGATCTAGAATAGGAACaggctgctccttcctccctcGAGTCTGCTCtgggtgctccagccccagctgtgCTGCACCAGGCTGAATGACTAGGGCTGCTTTCTTATTCAAAACGAGGGGTAGGAGAGCTAAAAAGCTACAAAAACACCAGGAACTGTGGAGGTAATAACAACGTGGAGACAAGGAAGAGATACCCTATGAGACACAATTATCAAAACCACAAGCAGTGATGTGCCAAGCTGCTGGAAGAGAAGCCAGAGACGTGCCCAGGGTGGCCACAGCTATGTGAAGGAGCAGGTTACACCTCTGCCAGCCTGGGGTGATGAGACCAGCTTTGTGAAAAGCTCAACTACTTCTCCTCTCACTTCAGTGGGAAAAGAACTCTGTCCCATTGAGGATTTTGTGATGTGCTGAGCTGCCAGCACCTCAGAGCAGCCGACTCTTGcccagaaaaaaagccctgGATTCCCAACTGCTCTGACAGTGACTGCCACTGTTTTTCATGGGAACAGAAGTAAAGCAGGAGAAGCGAGCTGGGTTTTTGCCTCTTTCCTGGCTTATATTTCCTCATTTCAAGTCCTGGCTGGACCCAACTTCCCACAGGGCGTCACtggctgctg from Cuculus canorus isolate bCucCan1 chromosome 19, bCucCan1.pri, whole genome shotgun sequence includes the following:
- the DPM2 gene encoding dolichol phosphate-mannose biosynthesis regulatory protein isoform X2 — its product is MATLTDQVVGFGLVAFSLVLFVYYTLWIIILPFIDSDHGIHQYFLPREYAVIIPVVAGLILLLFIGVFVMVVMWKSRKPAKKSD
- the ST6GALNAC4 gene encoding alpha-N-acetyl-neuraminyl-2,3-beta-galactosyl-1,3-N-acetyl-galactosaminide alpha-2,6-sialyltransferase, with the protein product MKALVQLFLTLVCVSAVAVLYVLLCSHACLQPCCSTPGQWGSPTAPTVLSFQGYSRVPDGKPLERALCRRCAIVSSSGQMLGSRLGEAIDGHECVLRMNHAPTAGYEEDVGTRSTVRVVSHTSVPLLLKNQPYFFQQSQETLYVIWGPPKKMNREKVGITYQVLLKVMGSYPHLHIYTLTEEKMKYCDDLFQNETGKNRIKSGSFLSTGWFTMILAMELCEQIHVFGMVSDSYCREKNHSSVPYHYFEKGRLDECGMYLMHERARRGGHRFITEKAVFARWAKKRNITFTHLSWAGR
- the DPM2 gene encoding dolichol phosphate-mannose biosynthesis regulatory protein isoform X1, which produces MKKFLLMSSLNLPLFSLYLFPLVLSPQAFMNSLFSSLAGPFQATLTDQVVGFGLVAFSLVLFVYYTLWIIILPFIDSDHGIHQYFLPREYAVIIPVVAGLILLLFIGVFVMVVMWKSRKPAKKSD